A region of Pyxidicoccus parkwaysis DNA encodes the following proteins:
- a CDS encoding helix-turn-helix transcriptional regulator, with amino-acid sequence MQRTERLFALAEYLRGRRTGVTAETLAERFGVTVRTIYRDLDALRAAAMPVAAERGRGGGYALDRSYSLPPVNFTAREAALIVALGRFAIDMRLMPFSDTLESALDKVRAALSTSAQRELLTRLKELAFLGVPALPAKKTVREAIERAWFEQQPVRITYVDSNYLETTRDVRIMSVIMDRHETRIDAVELDKDERRPFRLDRITHAEVLRTAP; translated from the coding sequence ATGCAGCGGACCGAGCGACTCTTCGCCCTCGCCGAATACCTCCGGGGTCGCCGCACCGGAGTCACCGCGGAGACGCTCGCGGAGCGCTTCGGCGTCACCGTGCGGACGATTTATAGGGACTTGGACGCCCTGCGCGCCGCGGCCATGCCGGTGGCCGCCGAGCGCGGGCGTGGCGGCGGCTACGCGCTGGACCGGAGCTACAGCCTGCCGCCGGTGAATTTCACCGCGCGCGAGGCGGCGCTCATCGTCGCGCTGGGGCGCTTCGCCATCGACATGCGGCTGATGCCGTTCAGCGACACGCTGGAGTCCGCGCTGGACAAGGTGCGCGCCGCGCTGTCCACGTCCGCGCAGCGCGAGTTGCTGACCCGGCTGAAGGAGCTGGCGTTCCTCGGCGTGCCGGCGCTCCCCGCGAAGAAGACGGTGCGCGAGGCCATCGAGCGCGCGTGGTTTGAGCAGCAGCCGGTCCGCATCACCTACGTGGACAGCAACTACCTGGAGACGACGCGCGACGTGCGCATCATGTCCGTCATCATGGACCGGCACGAGACGCGCATCGACGCCGTCGAGCTGGACAAGGACGAGCGCCGTCCCTTCCGGCTGGACCGCATCACCCACGCCGAGGTGCTTCGCACCGCGCCGTGA
- a CDS encoding TetR/AcrR family transcriptional regulator: MKSSTPLAPRRKPRQSRAQVTCDAIITATAQILVKDGYDAASTNHVARVAGVSVGSVYQYFSSKEALVMAVMERYRAEGLTDLEEGMARLSGATLREALRLLIRQVLAKKAENPRLHQVLVEQLPRMRQLQQVDPYAVRMLRLVRDFLQPHAREVRPKDLDMAAFIIFNTVESLTHVALSSRPDYLTREAYVDELCALVLGYLQPTRESVRRPPARTSRTRTAATRKSRSARNR; encoded by the coding sequence GACGCCATCATCACCGCGACCGCTCAGATTCTCGTCAAGGATGGGTACGACGCCGCCAGCACCAACCACGTCGCGCGCGTGGCCGGCGTGAGCGTGGGCTCGGTGTACCAGTACTTCTCCAGCAAGGAGGCGCTGGTGATGGCGGTGATGGAGCGCTACCGGGCGGAGGGGCTCACGGATTTGGAGGAGGGCATGGCCCGCCTCTCTGGCGCGACGCTGCGGGAGGCGCTGCGGCTGCTCATCCGGCAGGTGCTCGCGAAGAAGGCGGAGAACCCCCGGCTGCATCAGGTGCTCGTGGAGCAGCTTCCCCGGATGCGGCAGCTCCAGCAGGTGGACCCCTATGCCGTGCGCATGCTCCGGCTGGTGCGCGACTTCCTGCAGCCCCACGCCCGCGAGGTGCGGCCGAAGGATTTGGACATGGCCGCCTTCATCATCTTCAACACCGTGGAGTCCCTCACCCACGTGGCGCTGTCGAGCCGCCCCGACTACCTCACCCGCGAGGCCTACGTGGACGAGCTCTGCGCGCTGGTGCTCGGCTACCTCCAGCCCACGCGAGAATCAGTGAGGCGCCCTCCCGCGCGGACATCTCGGACTCGCACCGCGGCGACCCGCAAGTCGCGCTCGGCCAGGAATCGGTAG